A single genomic interval of Streptomyces showdoensis harbors:
- a CDS encoding helix-turn-helix transcriptional regulator — protein MTVRQILAELGGVSRRTFYRWRELGQGPAAFKLPNGELRVWRSDFATWLRELEAAA, from the coding sequence ATGACCGTTCGCCAGATCCTCGCCGAGCTGGGTGGAGTCTCGCGGCGGACCTTCTACCGCTGGCGTGAGCTGGGGCAGGGGCCGGCGGCCTTCAAGCTCCCCAACGGAGAGCTCCGAGTCTGGCGGAGCGACTTCGCCACGTGGCTTCGAGAGCTGGAGGCGGCTGCGTGA
- a CDS encoding DUF2637 domain-containing protein, with protein MSRTLRFDAVLIQAVIAGALSFAHLHDLAAAAGQDGWKAWAYPVSVDLLLVAAWRRMRTNSGNGEAWLWFAIALTASLGANIATAGLLDMNNVPAWLRILVAGWPALAFLGGTLLAHAHTPEPKHEPTPAVEDVPLSGPPVVDLAVERVHEPAPELPPAEPEPEEVKPDEEAHYLPAKPAPVAPAVTVPPALLDHARKIADTHQEQTGAPIDAATLRARLGVPAPLADAITVQLA; from the coding sequence GTGTCCCGCACCCTCCGCTTCGACGCCGTCCTCATTCAGGCCGTCATCGCCGGGGCCCTGTCCTTCGCCCACCTGCACGATCTGGCTGCGGCGGCCGGACAGGACGGCTGGAAGGCGTGGGCCTACCCCGTCAGCGTCGACCTGCTCCTCGTCGCCGCCTGGCGCCGGATGCGGACCAACTCCGGCAACGGCGAAGCCTGGCTGTGGTTCGCCATCGCTCTGACCGCATCCCTCGGCGCCAACATCGCCACCGCCGGACTCCTCGACATGAACAACGTCCCGGCCTGGCTGCGCATCCTCGTCGCCGGATGGCCCGCCCTCGCCTTCCTCGGCGGCACCCTCCTCGCCCACGCACACACCCCCGAACCCAAGCACGAACCCACCCCGGCCGTCGAGGACGTACCGCTCTCCGGGCCGCCGGTCGTGGACCTTGCCGTCGAGCGGGTTCACGAACCTGCCCCCGAACTCCCGCCGGCCGAACCCGAGCCGGAAGAAGTGAAGCCGGATGAGGAGGCGCATTACCTCCCGGCGAAGCCCGCTCCCGTGGCGCCCGCGGTGACTGTTCCGCCCGCACTGCTCGACCACGCCCGGAAGATCGCGGACACCCACCAGGAACAGACCGGCGCCCCGATCGACGCAGCCACCCTGCGCGCTCGCCTTGGAGTCCCGGCCCCGCTGGCCGACGCGATCACCGTCCAACTCGCCTAA
- a CDS encoding mobile element transfer protein yields MRPNRFYNVIRIGPVQVGTHRDRLGRTKHTAVCTAPGCDFATAPYASRAAAELAARTHRCNPR; encoded by the coding sequence GTGCGCCCGAACCGCTTCTACAACGTCATCCGCATCGGACCGGTGCAGGTCGGCACCCACCGCGACCGCCTGGGCCGGACCAAGCACACCGCCGTGTGCACCGCCCCCGGCTGCGACTTCGCCACCGCCCCGTACGCCAGCCGCGCGGCGGCCGAACTCGCCGCCCGCACCCACCGCTGCAACCCCCGCTGA
- a CDS encoding DUF5954 family protein yields MSDDWKLRLERMKRDLVISGDPVAWVSEADAVQASLRYPSLAVRGALFGVAVQRKADGVWRMVTPLQDGMPQISRDGLNSKLWFRAKDDTDDPGVRRELLAAVAVLEREAVDEVEVLDERYRIVRGDELARSGPDGLEPPRPTDVEPLERYWDDRQPADSPDVGFVLDPFRERGLMSEALRLGLRSFEYAGKRYPAAVREDSRRAVVRHPEIALMPVTFGVVERTGDTWRPEGALMPTPHDARWFLYDALVRIWPLLHKYGETKRERYARIAEKYRAAGRADELKVDDRLFRICRVERIVRFGPDGPEKPRPSDVDDYGPMKMHPSMDAMTGEVHHGE; encoded by the coding sequence ATGAGTGATGACTGGAAGCTACGACTGGAGCGGATGAAGCGGGATCTCGTGATCAGTGGGGATCCCGTCGCCTGGGTAAGCGAGGCCGATGCCGTGCAGGCGTCCCTGCGGTATCCGTCGCTCGCCGTGCGCGGTGCCCTGTTCGGGGTGGCCGTGCAGCGGAAGGCGGACGGGGTCTGGCGGATGGTGACGCCGTTGCAGGACGGGATGCCGCAGATCTCGCGGGACGGTCTGAACTCCAAGCTGTGGTTCCGGGCCAAGGACGACACCGACGATCCCGGGGTGCGGCGGGAGTTGCTCGCCGCGGTTGCCGTCCTGGAGCGGGAGGCCGTCGACGAGGTGGAGGTGCTCGACGAGCGGTACCGGATCGTGCGGGGCGACGAGCTCGCGCGGAGCGGGCCCGACGGGCTGGAGCCGCCGCGGCCCACCGATGTCGAGCCGCTCGAACGGTACTGGGACGACCGGCAGCCGGCCGATTCGCCGGACGTCGGGTTCGTCCTCGATCCGTTCCGGGAGCGCGGGCTCATGTCCGAGGCGCTGCGGCTCGGGCTGCGGAGCTTCGAGTACGCAGGGAAGCGCTACCCCGCCGCCGTCCGCGAGGACTCCCGGCGGGCGGTCGTCCGGCATCCCGAGATCGCGCTCATGCCCGTGACCTTCGGCGTCGTCGAGCGGACCGGCGACACCTGGCGGCCCGAGGGGGCGCTGATGCCGACCCCGCACGACGCCCGCTGGTTCCTCTACGACGCGCTGGTCCGGATCTGGCCGCTGCTCCACAAGTATGGCGAGACCAAGCGGGAGCGGTACGCGCGCATCGCCGAGAAGTACCGGGCCGCCGGCCGCGCCGACGAGCTCAAGGTCGACGACCGGCTCTTCCGGATCTGCCGGGTCGAGCGCATCGTCCGCTTCGGCCCGGACGGGCCCGAGAAGCCCCGGCCTTCGGACGTGGACGACTACGGGCCCATGAAGATGCACCCCTCCATGGACGCCATGACCGGAGAGGTGCACCACGGCGAGTGA
- a CDS encoding GGDEF domain-containing protein, which produces MDTYTIAAAGLPALGWALHGGLLLRRLATARRDPLTGLHTRAGFTARADHLITRHANALVILVDLDDFKAINDTHGHAAGDVVLTATAHRLADWCGRHGTAARLGGDEFAAIVTDPVRTAGLGALRDALDAPVTHDGHTLRFSASVGHCHREQLTLPVLTDALSAADASMYAVKGHGRRNTR; this is translated from the coding sequence ATGGACACGTACACGATCGCCGCGGCGGGCTTACCGGCCCTCGGCTGGGCCCTGCACGGCGGACTGCTCCTGCGCCGCCTGGCCACCGCCCGCCGCGACCCTCTGACCGGCCTGCACACCCGCGCCGGATTCACCGCCCGCGCCGACCACCTGATCACCCGGCACGCCAACGCCCTGGTGATCCTGGTCGACCTGGACGACTTCAAGGCCATCAACGACACCCACGGCCACGCCGCCGGGGACGTTGTGCTCACCGCGACCGCCCACCGCCTCGCGGACTGGTGCGGACGCCACGGGACCGCCGCCCGCCTCGGCGGAGACGAGTTCGCCGCCATCGTCACCGACCCCGTCCGCACCGCCGGCCTCGGCGCCCTCCGGGACGCCCTCGACGCCCCGGTCACGCACGACGGGCACACCCTTCGGTTCTCGGCCTCGGTCGGCCACTGCCACCGCGAACAGTTGACGCTCCCGGTCCTCACCGACGCTCTGTCCGCCGCCGACGCGTCGATGTACGCGGTCAAGGGCCACGGCAGGCGCAACACACGCTAA
- the repSA gene encoding replication initiator protein RepSA yields the protein MIDSATLAAGLDPATLSDLLRVAGSPGFDRLTEQIRRTGGCAAPIRLSGGTKLLDPATKTVLHAYTTDAEPGGVLRVACGNRRASRCPACAWTYAGDTYHLIRAGLLGAPDKGTPDTIRDHPRVFATLTAPSFGPVHNRPGNRSCRCGTRHPEDAPELGTPLNPAAYDYADAVLWNNHASELWRYFTIYLRREIAARAGLTQKAAREQSRVSFGKVAEYQKRGAVHFHAVIRFDGPEGPDTPPPAWATLSLLTDAIHAAASRVRVVVPAAPAHGITDDVPLTWGEQIDVQPIGAFGHGEELTEQAVAAYVAKYATKAAETTGTVDHPVGNKEALVLFGIPDHPRRLMEACMDLDAAYPDRRLRAWAHMLGFRGHFSTKSRRYSTTLGALRQVRADYRATQQRTALGLPDPDEHPESTLLVVAHWTYAGHGHTPGESWLAANIHRDIQHNRETAREIRAELDLEGELT from the coding sequence GTGATCGACTCCGCCACCCTGGCGGCGGGCCTGGACCCGGCCACCCTGAGCGATCTGCTCCGGGTCGCCGGGTCCCCCGGCTTCGACCGCCTCACCGAACAGATCCGCCGCACCGGCGGATGCGCCGCCCCCATCCGCCTATCGGGCGGCACCAAGCTCCTCGACCCCGCCACGAAGACCGTGCTCCACGCCTACACGACCGACGCCGAGCCGGGCGGCGTCCTGCGCGTCGCCTGCGGTAACCGCCGGGCTTCCCGCTGCCCGGCCTGCGCCTGGACCTACGCCGGTGACACCTACCACCTGATCCGTGCCGGACTCCTCGGCGCCCCCGACAAGGGCACCCCCGACACAATCCGCGACCACCCCCGCGTGTTCGCCACCCTCACCGCCCCCTCCTTCGGCCCGGTCCACAACCGCCCCGGCAACCGGTCCTGCCGCTGCGGCACCCGCCACCCCGAAGACGCCCCCGAACTCGGCACCCCGCTCAATCCCGCCGCGTACGACTACGCGGACGCGGTGCTGTGGAACAACCACGCCTCCGAGCTGTGGCGCTACTTCACGATCTACCTGCGCCGCGAAATCGCCGCCCGCGCCGGCCTCACCCAGAAGGCCGCCCGCGAACAGTCCCGCGTCTCCTTCGGCAAGGTCGCCGAGTACCAGAAGCGCGGAGCCGTCCACTTCCACGCCGTCATCCGCTTCGACGGACCCGAAGGCCCCGACACCCCGCCCCCGGCCTGGGCCACCCTCAGCCTCCTCACCGACGCCATCCACGCCGCCGCCAGCCGCGTCCGCGTCGTCGTCCCCGCCGCCCCCGCGCACGGCATCACCGACGACGTGCCCCTCACCTGGGGCGAGCAGATCGACGTCCAGCCCATCGGCGCCTTCGGCCACGGCGAGGAACTGACCGAACAGGCCGTCGCCGCCTACGTCGCCAAATACGCCACCAAAGCAGCCGAGACCACCGGCACCGTGGACCACCCCGTCGGCAACAAGGAAGCACTCGTCCTCTTCGGCATCCCAGACCACCCCCGGCGCCTGATGGAAGCCTGCATGGACCTGGACGCCGCCTATCCGGACCGGCGGCTCCGCGCCTGGGCCCACATGCTCGGCTTCCGCGGCCACTTCTCCACCAAGTCCCGCCGCTACTCCACCACCCTCGGAGCTTTACGCCAGGTCCGCGCCGACTACCGCGCCACCCAACAGCGCACCGCCCTCGGCCTGCCCGACCCCGACGAACACCCGGAGTCCACCCTCCTCGTCGTCGCCCACTGGACCTACGCCGGCCACGGCCACACCCCCGGCGAATCCTGGCTCGCCGCCAACATCCACCGCGACATCCAGCACAACCGCGAAACCGCCCGTGAGATCCGCGCTGAACTCGACCTGGAGGGGGAGCTGACGTGA
- a CDS encoding FtsK/SpoIIIE domain-containing protein — MTDLSTLWEVGLPLAGAGGGLGVAKVRAPRVYWSLVGLPVARVRFAMTYRSTMDVCGLTVQPSRLRAFMVRTVARRGDVQPVPPKVRRVRGSSTGMRVTLRLPAGLEPADVMASSERLRHAWGVHSVNVVETKPGYVELRMTGYDVLRRVKMPRRKRSLGPLTVPVALREDGTAFVRDYLKVPHALTLGANQSGKSMYQRNLIAGLARLDVALVGIDCKRGVEQRGYAPRLSAFAITPDEASGVLDALVGEMEERFDLLSEHGAADIWALPEKVRPVPIVLLVDEVAELFLVTGKKDEERRDRMVTQMIRLGQMARAAGIFLEICGQRFGSDLGKGATTLRAQLTGRVVHRVNDKQTADMGLGDIAPDAVVAVTTIPPDKPGVAVAGDSSGGWSRIRTPELTATEAAAICTEYAHLTPALPALAPYRPVIPAQAPPVESIPLVKPVPATD; from the coding sequence GTGACGGACCTGTCGACGTTATGGGAGGTCGGCCTCCCTCTGGCTGGTGCGGGCGGTGGGCTCGGGGTCGCGAAGGTTCGCGCTCCCCGCGTCTACTGGTCGCTGGTCGGACTGCCGGTCGCTCGGGTGCGGTTCGCGATGACGTACCGCTCGACGATGGACGTGTGCGGGCTGACGGTGCAGCCGTCCCGCCTGCGGGCGTTCATGGTCCGCACGGTCGCCCGACGCGGTGACGTGCAGCCGGTGCCGCCGAAGGTCCGCCGGGTGCGGGGCTCGTCGACTGGGATGCGGGTCACTCTCCGTCTCCCCGCTGGTCTGGAGCCCGCCGACGTGATGGCCTCCTCGGAGCGGCTGCGGCACGCCTGGGGCGTCCACTCCGTGAACGTGGTGGAGACCAAGCCCGGGTACGTCGAGCTGCGGATGACCGGCTACGACGTGCTGCGGCGGGTGAAGATGCCGCGCCGGAAGCGCTCCTTGGGGCCGTTGACGGTCCCGGTCGCGCTGCGGGAGGACGGCACCGCGTTCGTCCGGGACTACCTGAAGGTCCCGCACGCGCTGACGCTCGGCGCCAATCAGTCGGGCAAGTCCATGTATCAGCGCAACTTGATCGCCGGGCTCGCCCGCCTCGATGTCGCGCTCGTCGGGATTGACTGCAAGCGCGGTGTCGAGCAGCGCGGGTACGCGCCTCGGCTCTCCGCCTTCGCGATCACGCCCGATGAAGCGTCCGGCGTTCTGGATGCTCTCGTGGGGGAGATGGAAGAGCGCTTCGACCTGCTCAGCGAGCATGGTGCCGCTGACATCTGGGCCCTGCCCGAGAAGGTCCGCCCGGTGCCGATTGTGCTCCTGGTCGATGAGGTGGCGGAGCTGTTCCTCGTCACGGGGAAGAAGGACGAAGAGCGCCGGGACCGGATGGTCACGCAGATGATCCGGCTCGGGCAGATGGCCCGCGCGGCCGGAATCTTCCTGGAGATCTGCGGGCAGCGCTTCGGCTCCGACCTCGGCAAGGGCGCCACCACCCTGCGCGCCCAGCTCACGGGCCGTGTCGTGCACCGGGTCAACGACAAGCAGACCGCCGACATGGGCTTGGGCGACATCGCCCCGGACGCGGTGGTCGCGGTGACGACGATCCCGCCCGACAAGCCCGGCGTCGCGGTCGCCGGTGACTCCTCCGGCGGCTGGTCCCGCATCCGCACCCCCGAACTGACCGCGACCGAGGCTGCCGCGATCTGCACCGAGTACGCGCACCTCACCCCGGCTCTCCCGGCCCTTGCGCCGTACCGGCCGGTCATCCCCGCTCAGGCCCCGCCGGTGGAGTCCATTCCGCTGGTGAAGCCGGTCCCGGCAACGGACTAG
- a CDS encoding M4 family metallopeptidase, giving the protein MTRQQSSHRRTTVRAAALIASAAMVVVGVQSGSASADAQREAGATALVLSTSQRAAAIHEAQADAAGTAESIGLSAQEKLVARDVVKDADGTVHTRYERTYAGIPVLGGDLVVHQKKNGARSTTKATQASIAVADTAPALSAAVAGKSAVASSGAKSAAASSARKVIWAASGKPVLAWETVVTGTQADGTPSRRHVVTDATSGKELFAYESIETGVGNTEYSGQVTLGTAPSYSLNDTARGGHKTYDLAGGTSGTGTLFTNSTDVWGNGLATNRETAAADAHYGAAVTWDFYKNELGRNGIRGDGVAAYSRVHYGNAYVNAFWDDSCFCMTYGDGTGNTHPLTSLDVAGHEMSHGLTSSTANLRYSGESGGLNEATSDILGTSVEFYAANGSDVGDYLIGEKIDINGNGTPLRYMDKPSKDGKSADYWSKSVGRLNVHYSSGPANHFFYLLSEGSGTKTINGVTYNSPTYDSSTLTGIGRQKAYKIWYKALSTYMTSSTGYSGARTATLSAASDLYGSGSAEYNAVAAAWKAINVK; this is encoded by the coding sequence GTGACCCGCCAGCAGTCCTCGCACCGCCGTACCACCGTCCGCGCCGCCGCCCTGATCGCCTCGGCCGCCATGGTCGTCGTCGGAGTCCAGTCCGGCTCCGCCAGCGCCGATGCCCAGCGCGAGGCCGGGGCGACCGCCCTCGTCCTCAGCACCTCGCAGCGCGCGGCCGCGATCCACGAGGCCCAGGCGGACGCCGCGGGCACCGCCGAGTCCATCGGCCTCTCCGCCCAGGAGAAGCTGGTCGCCCGCGACGTCGTCAAGGACGCGGACGGCACCGTCCACACCCGCTACGAGCGCACGTACGCGGGCATCCCGGTCCTCGGCGGCGACCTCGTCGTGCACCAGAAGAAGAACGGCGCCCGCTCCACCACCAAGGCGACGCAGGCCTCGATAGCCGTGGCCGACACGGCCCCGGCGCTGTCCGCCGCGGTGGCCGGCAAGTCGGCCGTGGCGTCCTCGGGCGCGAAGTCGGCGGCGGCCTCCTCGGCCCGCAAGGTGATCTGGGCCGCGAGCGGCAAGCCGGTCCTGGCGTGGGAGACCGTGGTCACGGGCACCCAGGCCGACGGCACGCCGAGCCGCCGCCACGTCGTCACCGACGCGACCAGCGGCAAGGAGCTGTTCGCGTACGAGTCCATCGAGACGGGCGTCGGCAACACCGAGTACAGCGGCCAGGTCACCCTGGGCACCGCCCCCTCGTACTCCCTCAACGACACGGCCCGCGGCGGTCACAAGACGTACGACCTGGCCGGCGGCACGTCCGGCACGGGCACGCTCTTCACCAACTCCACGGACGTGTGGGGCAACGGCCTGGCGACCAACCGCGAGACGGCCGCCGCCGACGCCCACTACGGCGCGGCCGTGACGTGGGACTTCTACAAGAACGAGCTGGGCCGCAACGGCATCCGCGGCGACGGCGTCGCGGCGTACTCGCGGGTCCACTACGGCAACGCGTACGTCAACGCGTTCTGGGACGACTCGTGCTTCTGCATGACGTACGGCGACGGCACCGGCAACACCCACCCGCTGACCTCGCTTGACGTGGCGGGCCACGAGATGTCCCACGGCCTGACCTCCTCCACGGCGAACCTGCGCTACAGCGGCGAGTCCGGCGGCCTGAACGAGGCGACGTCCGACATCCTCGGCACGTCGGTGGAGTTCTACGCGGCGAACGGGTCGGACGTCGGCGACTACCTCATCGGCGAGAAGATCGACATCAACGGCAACGGCACCCCGCTGCGCTACATGGACAAGCCCAGCAAGGACGGCAAGTCCGCGGACTACTGGTCGAAGTCGGTCGGGCGCCTGAACGTGCACTACTCGTCGGGCCCGGCGAACCACTTCTTCTACCTGCTCTCCGAGGGCAGCGGGACGAAGACGATCAACGGGGTGACCTACAACTCCCCGACGTACGACAGCTCCACCCTCACGGGCATCGGCCGCCAGAAGGCCTACAAGATCTGGTACAAGGCCCTGTCCACCTACATGACCTCGTCCACCGGCTACTCGGGCGCGCGTACGGCCACCCTCTCGGCGGCCTCGGACCTGTACGGGTCCGGCAGCGCGGAGTACAACGCGGTGGCGGCGGCGTGGAAGGCGATCAACGTCAAGTAG
- a CDS encoding sigma-70 family RNA polymerase sigma factor has product MFEVIDEVRRVAAMQDHALRVKAAVELMGDLQAAVVETSRMRKESIAWLRDHGHSMADVAKLMGVSRARVAQLKDAGPPPERAFLGTEHVQVLVPMRPGERDYVALEDSSTGQKLLALAHQLQLEGDLGYIPTTGEIDLNHDDLIVVCGPKTSPVTAEALARDPRLSFETLPDGRWALIERDSGTVHTSPSDDPDDPAPTDIAYLGRLPRPDGQGTFLLIAGIHAVGSLGVAHFLAENMADVYKQAGTKPFSTVITADYEPGAKTITSSRALSGILLHEAP; this is encoded by the coding sequence GTGTTCGAGGTGATTGACGAAGTGCGGCGCGTCGCCGCCATGCAAGATCACGCACTGCGCGTGAAGGCAGCCGTGGAGCTGATGGGGGATCTCCAAGCGGCCGTTGTCGAGACGTCGCGCATGCGCAAGGAGAGCATCGCTTGGCTCCGCGACCACGGACATTCAATGGCGGACGTGGCGAAGTTGATGGGCGTGAGCCGGGCTCGCGTTGCCCAGCTCAAGGACGCCGGTCCGCCGCCGGAGCGGGCGTTCCTCGGCACGGAGCATGTGCAGGTGCTCGTTCCGATGCGGCCGGGCGAGCGGGACTACGTGGCGCTCGAAGACAGCTCCACGGGCCAGAAGCTACTGGCGCTGGCGCATCAGCTCCAGCTCGAAGGGGACCTGGGCTATATCCCGACCACGGGCGAGATCGACCTCAACCACGACGACCTCATCGTCGTCTGCGGCCCCAAGACGTCACCAGTGACCGCCGAAGCCCTGGCGCGGGACCCGAGGTTGTCCTTCGAGACCCTGCCCGACGGGCGTTGGGCCCTGATCGAACGGGACAGCGGTACCGTCCACACCTCGCCCAGCGACGACCCCGACGACCCCGCGCCTACGGACATCGCCTATCTCGGCAGGCTCCCCCGCCCCGATGGCCAGGGCACCTTCCTCCTGATCGCGGGTATCCACGCGGTCGGCTCACTAGGAGTGGCCCACTTCCTCGCCGAGAACATGGCCGACGTCTACAAGCAGGCCGGCACAAAGCCGTTCTCCACGGTGATCACCGCCGACTATGAGCCGGGCGCCAAGACGATCACCAGCAGCCGGGCCTTGAGCGGCATCCTGCTTCACGAAGCGCCCTAG